Proteins encoded within one genomic window of Ranitomeya variabilis isolate aRanVar5 chromosome 4, aRanVar5.hap1, whole genome shotgun sequence:
- the LOC143770082 gene encoding core histone macro-H2A.2-like, producing the protein MSARGGKKKTTKLSRSSKAGVIFPVGRMMRYLRRGTHKYRIGMGAPVYMAAVIEYLAAEILELAGNAARDNKKGRITPRHILLAVANDEELNQLLRGVTIASGGVLPRIHPELLAKKRGSRGKETILSQPVEKKKKKGGKALNKGTKKAKAGKSKVLRKEKQADGKEGASSSTSDDGPGDGFTILSSKSLLLGQKLSLTQSDLGHIGSMKVEGIIHPTTAEIDLKEDIGNAMEKAGGKEFLEAVKELRKTHGPLELTGAALSQANGLAAKFIIHCHIPQWGSDKCEEQLEKTIKNCLSVAEEKKLKSVAFPSFPSGRNGFPKQTAAQVILRAISSHFGSSNSSTVKNIYFLLFDSESIGIYVQEMAKLDTK; encoded by the exons ATGTCTGCACGAGGGGGGAAGAAGAAAACCACCAAACTGTCCCGCTCATCCAAGGCTGGAGTAATCTTTCCAGTTGGTAGGATGATGCGTTACTTAAGAAGAGGCACACACAAATACAGAATAGGCATGGGTGCCCCTGTGTATATGGCTGCTGTCATAGAGTATCTGGCTG CTGAAATCCTGGAGCTGGCAGGGAATGCCGCCAGAGACAATAAGAAAGGGAGAATTACTCCGCGGCACATTCTGTTAGCAGTTGCCAATGATGAAGAACTCAATCAG TTACTCCGAGGGGTGACCATTGCAAGTGGAGGGGTCCTACCAAGAATTCACCCTGAACTCTTGGCTAAAAAACGCGGCTCCCGCGGCAAAGAGACTATCCTTTCTCAGCctgtagagaaaaaaaagaaaaagggtggCAAAGCATTGAACAAAGGGACGAAGAAGGCAAAAgctgggaagagcaaagtactcagAAAG GAAAAGCAGGCAGATGGAAAGGAAGGTGCGTCCAGTTCCACATCAGACGATGGACCAGGAGATGGGTTTACCATCCTTTCCTCAAAGAGTCTTTTGCTTGGGCAGAAG TTGTCCCTGACTCAAAGTGATCTCGGTCATATAGGCTCAATGAAAGTTGAAGGTATTATACATCCAACAACAGCTGAAATCGACCTGAAGGAAGATATAG GGAATGCCATGGAAAAAGCTGGAGGAAAAGAGTTCCTTGAAGCTGTGAAAGAGCTCCGTAAAACCCATGGACCCTTGGAGTTGACTGGAG CTGCCCTCAGTCAAGCAAATGGATTGGCAGCCAagttcatcatccactgccacatcCCACAGTGGGGATCAGATAAGTGTGAAGAACAGCTGGAAAAGACCATCAAGAACTGTTTATCGGTCGCAGAAGAGAAAAAGCTCAAGTCTGTGGCCTTTCCTTCTTTCCCCAGTGGCAG AAACGGCTTTCCCAAGCAGACAGCCGCTCAGGTCATTCTGAGAGCCATCTCCAGCCATTTCGGCTCCTCCAACTCCTCCACTGTGAAGAATATTTACTTCCTGCTGTTTGACAGTGAAAGCATTGGAATCTATGTGCAGGAAATGGCCAAGCTCGACACAAAGTAG